Within the Cytophagia bacterium CHB2 genome, the region CACCGATTCATTCGATTATCTTTGAGTCCGAATCGAGGTTACAAACGAAGATTTTCCCTATGCGAGGTCTGCGTTACAAAATTGCGACGGGTTACGTCGTGCTGCTGGCCATCATTCTGGTCACGAGCATTTTCGCGGTGCACGATTTTTCGCAATTGAGCAATTCGGTGGGCGGCATTTTGAAGCAGAACTACGAGAACGTGCTCGCCGCGGAAAACATGCTGAAGGCGCTCGACAATCAAGAGAACGCGCTGCTCGCCATGCTGGTGCAAAGCGGCGACTCCACGCTGGTGTTGTTCAACACCGAGCGCAGCGAAGAACGCTCGCTGGTGGTTTACGACGCCAACCGCAGCTTGGAGTTGCCGTTGGCGGTGTTCAATACCAATCGCGACGAGTTCTTGCAATGGTTCGAGCAAACGAACAGCGTTATTACTTCGCCCTCCGAACACGCCTTGTTGGATAGCATCATTTTTGCCTACCGGCATTTTCTTGCCGTCTCAGACTCGTTGCATCACATGGTGCAAAAGCGGCAACCCTTCGCGAAGTTGCGCGCCTTCCAGCGCGCCGAGATCGAACCCAGCCTGGTCAAAATCAATCGATATTGCAAAACGCTGCTGGAAACGAATCAAGAAGCCATCAGCAGCATGGATCGCCGCGCGAAAGACATTACCGGCCAGGCCACGCAAGTCGTGATCGTTGCCCTGGTCATCGCGATTTTGCTCAGCATCCTCGGCAGTTTGCAATTCACCGGCTCTATTCTCAAACCGCTGAAGAAGCTCACGCAAACCGTGCGGCGCATTGGCGAAGGCAATTTGAACCAGAAAATCGACATCCAAACCGAAGACGAAATCGGCGAGTTGAGCCGCGAGTTCAACAAAATGACGGAACGGCTGCGCAGCTACGAAGAGTTGAACATCCACCAATTGATCGCGGAAAAGAAAAAATCCGAAACCATCGTCGAAAGCATCGCTGACCCCATCATCGTCACCGACGAAAACAGCAGCATTCTTTTGATGAATGAGGCGGCGGCGACCATGATTGGCGTGCAAGGCGCGAGCTGGCAGGGCCAGCCCTTGCGCCTGCTGCAGAACAATGATTTGTGGGCCAAACTCATGGAGGTTAAAGAAGACAAGCAGGGTGATCCGGAGCACAACGATTTTTTGTTGGCGGTGGCGCGCGAGGGCAAAACATTTTATTATCGCCCGCGCCAGACCAAGATCACCGATGAGCAGGGTCAGGTGCAGGGCGTGGTGACGCTGTTGCAGGATGTGACGCGCTTCAAGAATCTCGATCAAATGAAATCGGAATTCATGGCAACCGTGTCTCATGAGTTCCGCACGCCGTTGACGGCGATCAACATGACGATCGATATTCTGTCGCAGGAAGTGTTGGGAAAGATGAACGCGCGCCAGCATGAGCTGCTGAACGCCGCCAAAGATGATTGTGAACGCCTGAAGAAACTGGTGCGCGAGCTGCTCGATCTCCTGCGCCTGGAATCCGGGCGATATAAGATCAAGAGCGAGTCTCTCAACCTTCCGGGTTTGCTCGAACACGCATTGCGGCCGCTGCGGCTGTTGTTCGAAGAAAAAGAAGTCAGTCTCAATATTGCGCTCGCGCCGGCATTGCCGGAAGTGCCGGGCGATCAGGAGAAACTCTCCTGGGTGATCAACAATCTCGTCAGCAATGCGCTGCGCTACACGCCGGCGCACGGCAACGTGACGATCAGCGCCGAGCGCAACAATGGCGTCATTCAAGTGTGCGTGGCAGACACGGGCCGTGGCATTCCGGCAGCCGCCCTGGATACGATTTTCGAAAAATTCGTGCAGGTGAAAGAGCCTACAGATGCGACGCCGGGCAGCGTTGGTTTGGGATTGGCGATTGCAAAGGAAGTGATCGAGGCGCACGGCGGCAAAATTTGGGTGGAAAGCGAAGTGGGGGTGGGCAGCAAGTTCAATTTTACCATTCCCGTTGCGCCGGAGCTGCCGGAAGGCTGAGCGTGTGAGCCAATGGCGCTACAGTTTTGCCCTCTAATAATCGAATAACATGCTTCATTTTTGTTGTTGACTATGCCTGAAATTCGCCCCAAAGTCCTGGTCGTCGATGACGAGACGAATATTCTAAAAACCATGGGAATTTGTTTCGACGCGATCGGCTTTCAGACGCGGTTGATTTCGAAGCCGCAAGAAGTGCTGGAAGTTTTGCAGCAAGAACGCTTTGATCTCGCCTTTGTGGATCTGAAAATGGGGCCAATGGACGGCATGGAGATATTGGCGGAGATTAAACGCCATTCGCCGGAGACCACGGTAGTCATCATCACGGCGCACGGCTCGATTGACAGCGCCATCGAAACCGTTAAAAAAGGCGCTTATCATTATCTCGAAAAGCCGTTCGATTACAAAGAACTGCAAATCTTTGCGCAAAAAGCCTGGGAGCATCACGAGCTGTCGCGTGAAGTTCGCGAACTGCGCGAACAGGTTGCCGCGTCGCGCGGCACCGGCGAATTTGTGACGCGCAATCGCGAGATGCTCGACATGCTCGAGCTTGGCGGCCGCGTCGCCGAGAGCAACATCAGCGTGTTGATCGAGGGCGAGAGCGGCACCGGCAAGGAACTGGTGGCGCAGCTCATTTATCAAAAAAGCCCGCGGTCCGGCAAGCCGTTCATCAAAATCAATTGCGCCGCGTTGCCGGAAAACCTGCTGGAAAGCGAGCTGTTCGGCCATGTCAAGGGCGCGTTCACCGGCGCGGTGAAAGACCGCCAGGGCCGCTTCGCGCTGGCAGACGGGGGCACGATTTTTCTCGATGAAATCGCCGAGCTATCGCCCGCGATTCAAGCAAAACTGCTGCGCGTGCTACAGAACAAGGAATTCGAGCGCGTGGGCGAAAGCAAAACCACGCAGGTGGACGTGCGTGTGATTGCAGCGACCAACCGCAACCTGGATGAAGCGCTCAAAGAAGGCGCTTTTCGCGAAGATTTGTTTTATCGCTTGAATACCATGCGTTTGAAGCTGACGCCGCTGCGCGACCGCCCGGAAGACATTCCGCTGTTGATTCAGCATTTCCTCAATAAATTCTCACCCGATAAAGTTCTCGAAATCTCGCCGGAGGCGTTGCAAGCGCTGCGCGCCTACCGCTGGAGCGGCAACGTGCGTGAGCTTGAAAATGTCATCGAACGCGCGGTGTTGCTCACCAAAAACCATCTCATCGAATTGACGCATCTGCCCGAGGAGGTTCGTTCTGCGCGCGACAAGCCGCAACACGAGCTTTCTCTGGAAGAGATCGAAAAATTGCATGTCAAGCGCGTGCTGCAACATGCGAAAGATTACGATGAGGCCGCAAAGATTCTCGGCATCGATCCTGCCACGCTTTGGCGCAAGCGAAAGAAGTTTGATTTGTGATTGCGGCAGCGCCGTTTTCTAGAAAATATATCCAACCTCATCCTGCCATACCGCGGTTCCCCTGCGACAGAATTGTGAAGCAGATTTGCTTCACGCTGACAATTCATGTTGTTTCGTTTTAGCGAACTCTTTGTCCACCACTTTTTCAAAGTATTAGTTTCTTGGATTTTACGGTGACATGCTCACCTTGCAAAATGCAAGATGACTTATCTGTTTAGAAATTTAAACAATTAGGTAGTCCAAGATCGGCGTGATCGAAAATACTATTGCATTTTTCAAACAATGTCACACGTGGGTTGCAATATCACTCTCAAAAAATCATAACGTTAGAGCTGCAATGCTTCCGGGATTCACTGGCACCGGCTTTGCGTAAAAGAGATTAAAAAAATTTAACGCGCTGATGGCGCAAGGCCGAACGGATAAACCTCTTTTCGCGAGGATTCCTATGTCAGTTAAAGTAACAACTCTGAACAATTTAGAAGTAGCCGTGCTGGAGCCGCGCGGGTCGATTATCGGCGGCAAAGAGACGGATGAGTTGAAAGAGAAGGCCAAAGATCTATTCGAGCAAGGCAATCGTAAGCTCGTGGTGGATCTGGGCGGGGTGACGTACATCAACAGTACCGGCATCGGAGCGCTGGTCGGCCTGCATGCCATGTACACCAAGGGC harbors:
- a CDS encoding cell wall metabolism sensor histidine kinase WalK — encoded protein: MRGLRYKIATGYVVLLAIILVTSIFAVHDFSQLSNSVGGILKQNYENVLAAENMLKALDNQENALLAMLVQSGDSTLVLFNTERSEERSLVVYDANRSLELPLAVFNTNRDEFLQWFEQTNSVITSPSEHALLDSIIFAYRHFLAVSDSLHHMVQKRQPFAKLRAFQRAEIEPSLVKINRYCKTLLETNQEAISSMDRRAKDITGQATQVVIVALVIAILLSILGSLQFTGSILKPLKKLTQTVRRIGEGNLNQKIDIQTEDEIGELSREFNKMTERLRSYEELNIHQLIAEKKKSETIVESIADPIIVTDENSSILLMNEAAATMIGVQGASWQGQPLRLLQNNDLWAKLMEVKEDKQGDPEHNDFLLAVAREGKTFYYRPRQTKITDEQGQVQGVVTLLQDVTRFKNLDQMKSEFMATVSHEFRTPLTAINMTIDILSQEVLGKMNARQHELLNAAKDDCERLKKLVRELLDLLRLESGRYKIKSESLNLPGLLEHALRPLRLLFEEKEVSLNIALAPALPEVPGDQEKLSWVINNLVSNALRYTPAHGNVTISAERNNGVIQVCVADTGRGIPAAALDTIFEKFVQVKEPTDATPGSVGLGLAIAKEVIEAHGGKIWVESEVGVGSKFNFTIPVAPELPEG
- a CDS encoding sigma-54-dependent Fis family transcriptional regulator gives rise to the protein MPEIRPKVLVVDDETNILKTMGICFDAIGFQTRLISKPQEVLEVLQQERFDLAFVDLKMGPMDGMEILAEIKRHSPETTVVIITAHGSIDSAIETVKKGAYHYLEKPFDYKELQIFAQKAWEHHELSREVRELREQVAASRGTGEFVTRNREMLDMLELGGRVAESNISVLIEGESGTGKELVAQLIYQKSPRSGKPFIKINCAALPENLLESELFGHVKGAFTGAVKDRQGRFALADGGTIFLDEIAELSPAIQAKLLRVLQNKEFERVGESKTTQVDVRVIAATNRNLDEALKEGAFREDLFYRLNTMRLKLTPLRDRPEDIPLLIQHFLNKFSPDKVLEISPEALQALRAYRWSGNVRELENVIERAVLLTKNHLIELTHLPEEVRSARDKPQHELSLEEIEKLHVKRVLQHAKDYDEAAKILGIDPATLWRKRKKFDL
- a CDS encoding STAS domain-containing protein, with protein sequence MAQGRTDKPLFARIPMSVKVTTLNNLEVAVLEPRGSIIGGKETDELKEKAKDLFEQGNRKLVVDLGGVTYINSTGIGALVGLHAMYTKGQGKIKLCNMGKSVQNVFVITKLTSVFDVEETRDAAIMNF